In one Chitinophaga sancti genomic region, the following are encoded:
- the glgX gene encoding glycogen debranching protein GlgX — MKNTPQTLDLPVHITPGSPYPLGATPDENGVNFAIYADYATGVDLCLFNSPSDTRESQRIKMTERFHQVWHVHVSGIKPGQLYGYRVSGPYAPQEGNRFNENKLLLDPYAKAISGTINWHDSLFGYKIGSPEEDLSFSESDSAPYIPKSVVVDDAFNWEDDKFPKIPYNDTIIYEMHVKGFTKMHPDIPEEIRGTYAAIGHPVTIDYLKKLGVTAVELMPVHHFVADRHLVEKGLTNYWGYNTIGYFAPDARYSSAGIQGQQVTEFKEMVKALHKAGIEVFLDVVYNHTAEGNHMGPTLSFRGVDNCSYYRLTEDKRYYMDYTGTGNTLNARLPNVLRLIMDSLRYWVEQMHIDGFRFDLASALARELHEVNSLSAFFEIIYQDPVISQVKLIAEPWDIGEGGYQVGKFPPGWAEWNGKYRDCIRGYWKGDDSMLAEFALRFTGSPDLYESDYRRPTASINFITAHDGFTLHDLVSYNDKHNEANGEDNRDGANDNFSLNWGAEGDTNDEGIINIREQIKRNFITTLFLSQGVPMLVAGDEMGNSQQGNNNAYCQDNEISWLDWSKHDAQLQEFTRNLIQLRKSHQTFARPGWFQGIPIKGVEDIGWFLPDGAEMQEDHWKEYYAKSIAIYLNGKGLRCVNDVGEKMVDDSFYVIFNAHHDAIEFTLPAEKYAKNWERILDTSVWKTEDKTNYTAGEKVQVPGHSISLFIHKEELKPVPGLPVPEVKRSM; from the coding sequence ATGAAGAACACTCCTCAAACCCTCGATCTACCAGTTCATATCACCCCTGGTAGTCCTTACCCATTAGGCGCAACGCCTGATGAAAACGGTGTTAATTTTGCCATCTACGCCGATTATGCTACCGGTGTAGACCTCTGCCTGTTTAATAGCCCCTCAGATACAAGAGAATCCCAGAGAATTAAAATGACTGAGCGCTTTCATCAGGTATGGCATGTCCACGTATCCGGCATCAAACCCGGCCAATTATATGGCTACCGCGTCAGCGGCCCCTACGCCCCACAGGAAGGCAACCGCTTCAATGAAAATAAATTACTCTTAGATCCATACGCGAAAGCCATCTCTGGTACCATCAACTGGCACGACTCCCTCTTTGGGTATAAGATAGGTAGCCCGGAAGAAGACCTGAGCTTTAGTGAATCTGACAGTGCGCCATATATTCCCAAATCCGTCGTAGTAGATGACGCATTCAACTGGGAAGATGATAAATTTCCCAAGATCCCCTACAATGACACGATCATCTACGAAATGCATGTAAAGGGTTTCACCAAAATGCACCCGGATATTCCCGAAGAGATCAGGGGAACATATGCTGCCATCGGGCATCCGGTTACAATCGATTATTTAAAGAAACTCGGCGTGACGGCAGTCGAACTAATGCCGGTGCATCACTTTGTAGCTGACAGGCACCTGGTCGAAAAGGGCCTGACTAATTACTGGGGTTATAATACCATCGGCTACTTTGCTCCTGATGCCCGCTATTCATCTGCAGGTATCCAGGGCCAGCAGGTGACCGAATTCAAGGAAATGGTGAAGGCGCTTCACAAAGCAGGGATCGAAGTTTTCCTGGACGTCGTATACAATCATACTGCCGAAGGCAACCACATGGGCCCCACCCTGAGTTTCAGAGGGGTGGACAATTGCAGCTATTACCGTCTTACCGAAGATAAGCGATATTACATGGATTACACCGGCACAGGCAATACCCTCAATGCCCGCTTACCCAATGTACTGCGCCTGATTATGGATAGCCTGCGCTACTGGGTGGAACAGATGCATATCGACGGTTTCCGTTTTGACCTTGCATCTGCACTGGCAAGAGAACTGCACGAGGTGAATAGCCTGAGTGCCTTCTTTGAAATTATCTACCAGGACCCGGTGATCAGCCAGGTAAAGTTGATCGCTGAACCCTGGGATATTGGGGAAGGCGGCTACCAGGTAGGGAAATTCCCGCCCGGCTGGGCAGAATGGAACGGGAAATACCGAGACTGCATCAGGGGATACTGGAAAGGAGATGACAGTATGCTGGCCGAGTTCGCACTCCGTTTTACAGGAAGTCCGGATCTGTATGAGTCCGATTACAGAAGACCTACGGCAAGTATCAATTTCATCACCGCACACGATGGGTTTACCCTGCATGACCTCGTTTCTTACAATGACAAACATAATGAAGCAAATGGCGAGGATAACAGGGATGGTGCGAATGATAACTTTTCGCTCAACTGGGGCGCAGAAGGCGATACCAATGATGAAGGCATTATTAATATACGGGAGCAGATTAAGCGCAATTTCATTACCACCTTATTTCTTTCACAGGGAGTACCCATGCTGGTAGCTGGTGATGAAATGGGAAACAGTCAGCAGGGAAATAACAATGCTTATTGCCAGGATAACGAGATTTCCTGGTTGGACTGGAGCAAACATGACGCCCAATTACAGGAATTTACGAGAAATTTGATCCAGCTGCGCAAAAGTCACCAAACATTTGCAAGGCCCGGTTGGTTCCAGGGAATTCCCATCAAAGGCGTGGAGGATATTGGCTGGTTCCTGCCGGATGGAGCGGAGATGCAGGAAGATCACTGGAAAGAGTATTATGCAAAGTCGATCGCGATCTATCTGAATGGAAAAGGATTGAGATGTGTAAATGACGTAGGTGAAAAAATGGTGGATGATTCATTTTATGTGATCTTTAACGCGCACCATGATGCGATTGAATTTACATTGCCGGCAGAGAAGTATGCGAAAAACTGGGAACGGATCCTGGATACGAGTGTGTGGAAGACGGAAGATAAAACCAATTATACCGCAGGGGAAAAAGTGCAGGTACCTGGCCATTCGATTTCCCTGTTTATTCATAAGGAAGAATTGAAACCGGTACCAGGCTTACCTGTTCCTGAAGTAAAGCGTTCCATGTAA
- the ligD gene encoding DNA ligase D: MTLAKYRQKRTFSKTPEPTGGKSDTRDLHFVIQKHDASHLHYDFRLEMNGVLKSWAVPKGPSMDPTVKRLAMMVEDHPYDYRNFEGIIPAGNYGAGTVIVWDQGTYVPQLNGSSKKDWEKELLHAIDSGKLHFILQGEKLKGEFALVKTHGRGENAWLLFKIKDKYASTADVTKKEKSVISGRTLAQVEKDPDKVWTSNKEEKKAGTANTATGTSTHPENDFSTLLVKGKKSSMPKEIKPMLATLTEKPFDKKDWLYEIKWDGYRAISYLNKRKVTILSRNQLSFNEKFDVIAHALQEWNTKAVIDGEIVALNNEGNPDFQALQNYLKTGKSVQLAYYVFDLLWYDGKDITQLPLIERKEILKQVLPQDNDLIRFSEHITGENGQGTAFYKAALHKGLEGIMAKNSESNYGVGKRSDSWLKVKNNLQTEAIICGYTVPRNSRKHFGAVILGKYKQGVLHYIGHTGGGFNTKSLKELYDKFQGLVRDKSPFKVQPKTNMPATWLKPELVCEVKFAEETREGILRQPIFLGLREDKKAKNEQKEIVVAAPVSDKKTKTMKKTANPEEIVEKVTTKKTGVTANKTKDPSKKTKVAANKTKDPANKPAAKKAVSTSNPKPPKSSHKKNLTNPFLPYDQNEVEVKINNKLLKFTNLDKLYWPDEGITKRDMLNYYAAIADTILPYLINRPQSLNRFPDGIKGFHFYQKNVEDKVADWIDTFPYLSESDGETKEFLVCKDKATLLYMANLGCIELNPWHSRINKPDNPDYCLIDLDPDTNDFDEVIQTALAIKKLLDDVGADAYIKTSGSTGMHILIPLGAKYTFDQSRMLAELIVQIINKRLPDITSIERSPAKRKGKIYLDFLQNRQIQTMAVAYSLRPKPGATVSAPLKWEEVKKGLSIKHFDIFNMPERIAQSGDLLEGVLGKGINMKSVLKKLQQFI; this comes from the coding sequence ATGACCTTAGCTAAGTACAGGCAAAAGAGAACTTTTTCGAAAACACCTGAGCCAACAGGTGGTAAGAGTGATACCCGGGACTTACATTTTGTAATACAGAAGCACGATGCTTCTCATCTGCATTATGATTTCAGACTGGAAATGAATGGTGTACTTAAAAGCTGGGCTGTGCCAAAAGGACCATCCATGGATCCGACTGTAAAAAGACTGGCGATGATGGTGGAGGATCATCCTTATGATTACAGGAATTTTGAAGGCATTATACCGGCCGGCAATTACGGGGCGGGTACTGTGATCGTATGGGACCAGGGTACTTATGTTCCGCAATTGAATGGAAGTAGTAAAAAGGACTGGGAAAAGGAATTGCTGCATGCCATTGATAGTGGAAAGCTACATTTCATTTTACAGGGTGAAAAGCTGAAAGGGGAATTTGCATTGGTGAAAACGCATGGCAGAGGAGAGAATGCATGGCTGCTGTTTAAAATTAAGGATAAGTATGCTAGTACGGCGGATGTGACGAAGAAAGAAAAGTCGGTGATTTCAGGGAGGACACTTGCGCAGGTGGAAAAGGATCCTGATAAGGTGTGGACAAGTAACAAAGAGGAGAAAAAAGCAGGTACAGCAAATACTGCCACCGGGACTTCCACTCACCCGGAAAATGATTTCTCTACCCTACTGGTCAAAGGAAAGAAATCTTCCATGCCCAAAGAAATTAAACCCATGCTGGCTACCCTTACCGAAAAACCATTTGATAAGAAGGACTGGCTCTATGAAATCAAATGGGATGGGTACAGGGCAATCAGTTATTTAAACAAAAGGAAAGTGACCATACTGTCCAGGAACCAACTCTCTTTCAATGAAAAATTCGATGTCATTGCCCATGCCTTGCAGGAATGGAATACAAAGGCGGTGATTGATGGAGAAATTGTCGCATTGAACAATGAAGGAAATCCTGATTTCCAGGCATTACAGAATTATCTGAAGACAGGAAAGTCTGTGCAGCTGGCATATTATGTGTTTGATCTTTTATGGTATGATGGCAAAGATATTACGCAATTACCATTGATTGAAAGGAAGGAAATTTTAAAACAAGTATTACCCCAGGATAATGACCTGATCCGGTTCAGTGAACATATTACCGGTGAAAACGGGCAAGGTACAGCTTTCTATAAAGCCGCGCTGCATAAAGGACTGGAAGGTATTATGGCCAAGAATAGCGAGAGTAACTATGGTGTAGGAAAGCGTTCTGATAGCTGGCTGAAGGTTAAAAACAATTTGCAGACAGAAGCGATTATTTGTGGATATACTGTTCCGAGGAATAGCCGTAAACATTTTGGAGCCGTGATCTTAGGAAAGTACAAGCAAGGTGTGCTGCATTATATTGGGCATACTGGTGGAGGATTTAATACGAAATCACTAAAGGAGTTGTATGATAAATTTCAAGGGCTGGTAAGGGATAAATCGCCGTTTAAGGTACAACCTAAAACAAATATGCCTGCGACCTGGCTGAAGCCGGAATTGGTGTGCGAGGTAAAATTTGCGGAAGAGACCAGGGAGGGGATTTTGAGGCAACCTATTTTTCTTGGATTAAGAGAGGATAAGAAAGCGAAAAATGAGCAAAAGGAGATAGTCGTAGCGGCCCCCGTTTCTGATAAAAAAACCAAGACGATGAAAAAAACAGCGAACCCGGAAGAGATAGTCGAAAAGGTGACAACAAAGAAAACAGGAGTAACAGCAAATAAAACCAAAGACCCTTCAAAGAAAACAAAAGTGGCAGCAAACAAAACCAAAGATCCAGCAAACAAACCTGCTGCAAAGAAAGCCGTCTCCACCTCAAACCCCAAACCACCCAAATCATCACACAAAAAAAACCTAACTAACCCATTCCTTCCCTACGACCAAAACGAAGTCGAAGTAAAAATCAACAACAAACTCCTGAAATTCACCAACCTCGATAAACTCTACTGGCCGGATGAAGGTATCACCAAACGAGACATGCTCAACTACTACGCAGCCATCGCCGATACCATCCTCCCCTACCTCATCAACCGCCCACAATCTCTTAACCGGTTCCCGGATGGCATCAAAGGCTTCCACTTCTATCAAAAAAATGTAGAAGATAAAGTCGCCGACTGGATCGACACCTTCCCCTACCTCAGTGAATCAGACGGCGAAACAAAAGAATTCCTGGTCTGCAAAGACAAAGCCACCCTACTCTATATGGCCAACCTGGGCTGCATCGAACTCAATCCCTGGCATAGCCGGATCAATAAGCCAGATAACCCTGATTACTGTCTCATTGACCTCGATCCGGATACCAATGACTTTGACGAAGTCATTCAAACTGCTTTAGCAATCAAAAAACTCCTGGACGATGTTGGCGCTGATGCTTATATCAAAACATCCGGATCTACCGGCATGCATATTCTCATCCCACTAGGCGCAAAATATACTTTTGACCAATCCCGTATGCTGGCAGAACTGATTGTACAAATCATCAACAAAAGGCTGCCTGATATTACAAGTATCGAACGCTCCCCCGCCAAAAGGAAAGGAAAAATCTACCTCGACTTCCTCCAAAACAGGCAGATACAAACCATGGCAGTTGCCTATTCTCTGAGGCCCAAACCCGGGGCAACCGTTTCCGCACCCCTCAAATGGGAAGAGGTGAAAAAAGGGCTCTCCATCAAACATTTTGACATCTTTAATATGCCGGAAAGAATCGCACAATCAGGTGATCTTTTAGAAGGTGTTTTAGGAAAAGGGATCAATATGAAATCCGTCCTAAAAAAACTTCAACAATTCATTTAA
- a CDS encoding SDR family oxidoreductase, giving the protein METITQITRYRYIHEMPCGDSETEGEPGTTFFPSILYDTTKDGCNRLQGKVALIEGGDTGLGRAVAVQFAKEGAELAILFNNEGSHARETAGMISEYGKQALLIACDVSREDGCKMAVDRTISRFGKIDILVNNAALENIVPQYHLVNYTIPHLAAGSSIINTSTQEAIIDFTKALSSMLIKKGIRVNAVAPGAIWDESVIRIDEGKSRTDVDSRKRNINSLKNGSSLGKSNPCGDSNSWRNERSLENSHPFANSNSLENESLFDNSNSLSNGNSSGNENTFNYENSFNNENADFGKDSLMGYAAHPADIAPCFIFLASEDAAFISGEILHPNGGTVLNS; this is encoded by the coding sequence ATGGAAACAATCACTCAAATTACCCGATACAGATATATTCATGAAATGCCTTGTGGAGATAGTGAAACAGAAGGCGAACCCGGAACAACTTTCTTCCCGTCTATCTTATACGACACAACAAAAGACGGATGTAACCGTCTCCAGGGGAAAGTCGCGCTGATAGAGGGCGGAGACACGGGTTTGGGCAGAGCCGTTGCAGTTCAGTTTGCAAAAGAAGGCGCGGAACTTGCTATTCTTTTCAATAATGAAGGCAGCCATGCCAGGGAGACGGCAGGTATGATCAGTGAATATGGTAAACAGGCGCTCTTGATTGCCTGCGATGTAAGCAGGGAAGATGGATGCAAAATGGCAGTGGATAGAACGATCAGCAGGTTTGGGAAAATCGATATCCTGGTGAATAATGCAGCACTGGAGAATATTGTTCCGCAGTACCATCTCGTTAACTATACAATTCCGCACCTGGCAGCTGGAAGTAGTATTATCAATACCTCTACGCAGGAAGCGATTATCGATTTTACGAAGGCGCTGTCTTCAATGTTAATTAAGAAGGGAATCAGGGTGAATGCGGTAGCGCCGGGAGCCATTTGGGATGAATCGGTAATTAGAATAGATGAAGGGAAGAGCAGGACGGATGTAGATTCCAGGAAAAGGAATATCAATTCATTAAAGAATGGAAGTTCATTGGGAAAATCCAATCCATGTGGCGATTCCAATTCGTGGAGGAATGAACGTTCATTGGAAAACTCTCATCCATTTGCTAATTCCAATTCATTGGAGAATGAAAGCTTATTTGACAATTCCAATTCATTGAGTAATGGAAATTCATCTGGTAATGAAAATACATTTAACTATGAAAATTCATTCAATAATGAAAACGCTGATTTTGGCAAAGACTCCTTAATGGGATACGCCGCTCACCCCGCGGACATCGCCCCTTGTTTCATATTCCTGGCATCTGAAGATGCAGCCTTTATCTCCGGAGAAATTTTGCACCCGAACGGAGGTACGGTTTTGAACAGTTAA
- a CDS encoding anti-sigma factor — protein MRTGHLTHEEMQDWVMSDGQGADEIGAHLSHCTACQEELAAYKLMLPMLETMPAAAFDFDVAEMVLANLPERQVGVSVGMVMVYLMVGAGVLAGLGALYVMTRYLAFNLVAGIGAIMIISVLGFQIREMVKQYQRQLRLLEHC, from the coding sequence ATGAGAACAGGGCATTTAACACATGAGGAAATGCAGGACTGGGTGATGAGCGACGGCCAGGGAGCGGATGAAATAGGGGCTCATTTATCCCATTGTACGGCTTGTCAGGAGGAATTAGCTGCTTATAAACTCATGCTTCCAATGTTGGAGACAATGCCTGCTGCAGCTTTTGATTTTGATGTAGCGGAAATGGTATTGGCTAATTTGCCTGAAAGACAAGTAGGAGTATCGGTAGGGATGGTGATGGTATACCTGATGGTGGGAGCTGGCGTACTGGCGGGCCTGGGTGCATTGTATGTAATGACGAGGTATTTAGCTTTCAATTTGGTAGCAGGCATAGGGGCTATTATGATTATTAGTGTTTTGGGGTTTCAGATACGGGAGATGGTTAAACAATATCAGCGCCAGCTAAGATTGTTGGAGCACTGCTAA
- a CDS encoding RNA polymerase sigma factor produces the protein MTDQELIQAVLNGNKQAFGVIIKQSEGLVAQIMFKMITDAHARKDLVQEVYMRVYLSIGEFKFQSKLNTWIGGIAYKTCLKYLDKRPLVTSEIMEGDYPLMESGMETRAITQKELAGILKGAIDQLSPIFRTLVMLYHQEQMSLEEIVAVTALPEGTVKNYLYRARKLLQKSLLVKYKKEDL, from the coding sequence TTGACAGATCAGGAACTGATACAAGCGGTTTTGAATGGTAATAAGCAGGCCTTTGGAGTGATTATAAAGCAATCAGAAGGACTTGTTGCCCAGATCATGTTTAAAATGATCACAGATGCGCATGCCAGGAAAGACCTGGTGCAGGAGGTCTATATGCGGGTATATTTATCAATAGGAGAATTTAAATTTCAGTCTAAGTTGAATACGTGGATCGGTGGGATTGCATATAAGACTTGCCTCAAGTACCTGGATAAGCGGCCCTTGGTAACCTCGGAGATTATGGAAGGGGATTATCCCTTGATGGAATCGGGTATGGAAACGCGGGCGATAACGCAGAAGGAGCTGGCGGGGATATTGAAGGGAGCGATTGATCAGTTGTCTCCGATATTCAGGACTTTAGTGATGTTGTATCATCAGGAGCAGATGAGTTTAGAGGAGATTGTGGCCGTAACGGCATTGCCGGAGGGTACGGTGAAGAATTATTTATATAGGGCGAGGAAGCTGTTGCAGAAGAGTTTATTGGTAAAATATAAAAAGGAAGATTTATGA
- a CDS encoding GlcG/HbpS family heme-binding protein, which translates to MDYTRTVHDLTLIAAQTLIDYGLQLATERNVKISIAIADRAGALLAFLRMDDAPMVTIDVAIGKAHSAALLNAPSKQFEDFINTGITSMVTTPNILPLQGGVPVIHKDHVVGAVGISGASGYVDNEIATILADYVK; encoded by the coding sequence ATGGACTACACACGAACCGTGCACGATCTTACTTTAATAGCTGCACAAACACTCATCGACTACGGGTTACAATTAGCCACCGAACGAAATGTAAAAATCTCCATCGCCATCGCAGACAGGGCAGGAGCCCTACTGGCTTTTTTAAGAATGGATGATGCTCCGATGGTCACCATCGACGTTGCCATCGGCAAAGCGCATTCAGCCGCCCTCCTCAACGCCCCCAGCAAGCAGTTCGAAGACTTCATCAATACCGGCATCACCTCCATGGTTACCACACCAAACATCCTGCCCTTACAAGGCGGAGTTCCGGTCATTCATAAAGATCATGTAGTCGGTGCCGTAGGCATCAGCGGCGCCTCCGGATACGTAGATAATGAGATAGCCACCATACTGGCAGATTATGTAAAATAG
- a CDS encoding M81 family metallopeptidase, with protein sequence MKRVFFLLAGYCLMNGAVMAQQKLPRIAIAGLAIESSTFSPATSDEAAFKAQYGDEVYRTYPFMSADSPLRKAAVWFPTITGHALPGGAVTKEAYESLVGKILDSLKKHLPYDGLYFDIHGAMSVVGMEDPEGDFIVRIRKVVGNKTLISTSMDLHGNVSWRLAENTDLITCYRMAPHEDALDTKERAVRNLIERLKSGKGKPAYKAWIPVPVLLPGEKTSTRIEPGKSLYAQVAPASKQAGVIDAAIWIGYAWADEPRNHAVVMVTGDDKAAVTTEAEKLAKSFWAVRNQFEFVAPTASLQEALDAAVKSDKHPFYISDSGDNPTAGGAGDVTWTLAQILARPEFKSENGPVLIYASIPGPDFVKKAIELGVGKHIEAEAGGKVDARFAGPVKLSGTIESIEYGDKDAAVEVVVKVGSVHVIVTQKRKPYHKEKDFTRLGLNPRKADIVVVKIGYLEPELYNMRADWLLALTPGGVDQNLERLGYKHIQHPMFPLDKDMKEPDLKARLVPAASKIVK encoded by the coding sequence ATGAAACGCGTGTTTTTTCTACTGGCAGGTTATTGCCTGATGAACGGAGCTGTGATGGCACAGCAAAAGCTGCCCAGGATTGCGATTGCAGGTCTTGCAATTGAGTCCAGCACCTTCTCTCCTGCTACCTCGGACGAAGCGGCTTTCAAGGCGCAGTATGGTGACGAGGTGTACAGAACTTATCCGTTTATGTCAGCAGATTCGCCTTTGCGTAAAGCAGCAGTATGGTTCCCTACCATTACGGGCCATGCATTGCCGGGTGGTGCTGTGACGAAGGAGGCGTATGAATCGCTGGTGGGGAAAATACTGGATTCATTGAAAAAACATTTGCCTTACGACGGATTGTATTTTGATATTCATGGTGCCATGAGTGTGGTTGGCATGGAAGATCCGGAGGGCGATTTCATTGTGCGCATACGGAAGGTGGTAGGTAATAAAACGCTGATCAGTACTTCGATGGATCTGCATGGAAATGTGAGCTGGCGACTGGCAGAGAATACGGACCTGATCACCTGTTATCGCATGGCACCGCATGAGGATGCGCTGGATACCAAGGAAAGAGCGGTGCGTAACCTGATAGAGCGATTGAAAAGCGGCAAAGGTAAACCTGCCTACAAAGCATGGATCCCGGTGCCGGTCTTATTGCCCGGGGAAAAGACATCTACACGTATAGAACCGGGTAAGAGTTTGTATGCGCAGGTGGCGCCGGCATCCAAGCAAGCAGGTGTGATTGATGCGGCTATCTGGATTGGGTATGCGTGGGCCGATGAGCCGCGTAACCATGCGGTGGTGATGGTGACGGGTGATGATAAAGCGGCTGTCACGACAGAAGCCGAGAAACTGGCAAAGAGCTTCTGGGCAGTGCGGAATCAGTTTGAGTTTGTGGCACCGACAGCTAGTTTACAGGAGGCATTGGATGCAGCGGTGAAGAGCGACAAGCACCCTTTCTATATCAGTGATTCAGGAGATAATCCAACTGCGGGTGGTGCCGGCGATGTGACGTGGACATTGGCACAGATTCTGGCACGTCCTGAATTTAAATCAGAGAATGGCCCGGTTTTGATTTATGCGAGTATTCCAGGGCCTGATTTTGTGAAGAAAGCGATTGAGCTGGGAGTAGGTAAGCATATAGAAGCGGAGGCAGGAGGGAAGGTGGATGCAAGGTTTGCAGGCCCGGTGAAGTTGTCAGGAACAATTGAGTCTATTGAGTATGGAGATAAAGATGCGGCGGTGGAAGTAGTGGTGAAAGTGGGTAGTGTGCATGTGATTGTGACGCAGAAGCGGAAACCTTATCATAAGGAGAAGGATTTTACGAGATTGGGATTGAATCCACGGAAAGCGGATATTGTGGTGGTGAAGATTGGGTACCTGGAGCCGGAGTTGTATAATATGAGAGCGGATTGGTTGCTGGCCTTGACGCCAGGCGGTGTGGATCAGAACCTGGAGAGATTGGGCTATAAGCATATACAGCATCCGATGTTCCCGCTAGATAAGGATATGAAGGAGCCGGACCTGAAGGCGCGATTGGTACCGGCAGCGAGTAAGATAGTAAAGTAG
- a CDS encoding phosphotransferase enzyme family protein, with translation MTHFPVVSSILSAQYLVPLFQVKYNFSRDTTCRLLKAGVNHTYLVTDVDRKYIFRIYCINWRTKQDIAEEIRLLNLLRAHDMPVAYPIADFDNDYMQLLHAPEGLRVGVMFSYAHGEKVLQFPVELHYKVGATMARIHQVTENFKLDRVEYTPSVMVVDSFERIKGYLPVETEEMQWMQQAQDYLLKLYATIDHSKIRHGAVHMDMWFDNMTFENEAINIFDFDFCGNGMLCYDIAYYILQVYSTEKENLDVCREKVAAFLEGYQSVISIAEEEKALLPALGVSMYFFYLGIQCQRYEDYSNVFLNEVYLKRYIKILVKRYADLHELAI, from the coding sequence ATGACACATTTTCCGGTAGTTAGTTCCATTTTGTCGGCCCAATACCTGGTTCCATTATTCCAGGTTAAGTATAATTTCAGCCGTGATACAACCTGCAGGCTATTGAAAGCAGGTGTTAACCACACATACCTTGTTACTGATGTTGACAGGAAATATATCTTCAGGATATATTGTATTAACTGGCGTACGAAGCAGGATATTGCAGAAGAGATCCGCCTGTTAAATTTATTACGTGCGCATGATATGCCGGTGGCTTATCCTATTGCAGATTTCGACAACGACTATATGCAGCTGTTGCATGCACCCGAAGGCCTGCGGGTGGGCGTGATGTTCTCCTATGCGCATGGCGAAAAGGTATTACAGTTCCCGGTTGAACTGCATTACAAAGTAGGAGCTACAATGGCACGCATTCACCAGGTCACAGAGAATTTCAAACTGGACAGGGTGGAATATACGCCATCAGTGATGGTGGTGGATTCATTCGAAAGAATAAAAGGCTACCTGCCTGTTGAGACGGAAGAGATGCAATGGATGCAGCAGGCGCAGGACTACTTATTAAAGTTATATGCAACGATTGATCATAGTAAAATAAGACACGGTGCTGTGCACATGGATATGTGGTTTGATAACATGACCTTTGAGAACGAAGCGATCAACATCTTTGATTTTGACTTTTGTGGAAATGGCATGTTGTGCTATGACATCGCTTATTATATATTGCAGGTATATAGTACAGAGAAGGAAAATCTGGATGTGTGCAGGGAAAAGGTAGCCGCATTCCTGGAGGGCTATCAATCGGTGATTTCAATTGCTGAGGAAGAAAAGGCATTGCTGCCTGCGCTGGGAGTGAGTATGTATTTCTTTTACTTAGGAATCCAGTGTCAGCGGTATGAGGACTATTCAAATGTATTTCTGAATGAAGTATACCTGAAGCGGTATATAAAAATTTTGGTAAAGCGATATGCTGACCTGCATGAACTGGCTATTTAA